From a region of the Podospora pseudopauciseta strain CBS 411.78 chromosome 7 map unlocalized CBS411.78m_7, whole genome shotgun sequence genome:
- a CDS encoding uncharacterized protein (COG:Q; EggNog:ENOG503P20V): MSTSTKPIALVVGASRGIGRQVAIDLAKAGYHVIVSAKSTTPLSSLTTLSPFPPDPNSPQSTITTVALEITQLGLSATAIPVDTTSQTSIENLIHDIITSHKRLDVLIYNTGAIHWGPLSTTPLKKFLLLQSVNPTGLYITLHHSLPHLKSSPLGGRIIVVSPPIYSRFFRGKTAYAIGKVGMSVLVKGLAMDFDREALPLPDKNRQKGMAITGIWPAVAIESAATEQFTRRDQEYKRDLRKPTIFSDAILAILDAPAERVNGELLLDEDFLREERGVTDFGKYSLIPGANPKRIMPEVLPDLRVKEQDDEGMRIDSSKL, translated from the exons ATGTCAACATCGACCAAGCCCATAGCCCTCGTAGTAGGCGCTTCAAGGGGCATAGGCCGTCAAGTAGCCATCGACCTCGCCAAAGCTGGCTACCATG tcATCGTCTCCGCAaaatcaacaacccccctttcctccctcaccaccctctcgcccttcccccccgaccccaactcccctcaatcaaccatcaccaccgtcgccCTCGAGATAACCCAGCTCGGCCTCTCCGCAACCGCGATCCCAGTCGACACAACCTCCCAAACCTCCATCGAGAATCTCATTCACGATATCATCACT TCCCACAAAAGACTCGACGTCCTAATCTACAACACCGGCGCCATTCACTGGggccccctctccaccacccccctcaaaaaattcctcctcctccaatccGTCAACCCAACCGGCCTCTACAtcaccctccaccactccctcccccacctcaaatcctcccccctcggcgGCCGGATAATCGTCGTCTCCCCGCCAATCTACTCCCGCTTCTTCCGCGGAAAAACCGCCTACGCAATCGGCAAAGTGGGCATGTCCGTCCTTGTCAAAGGCCTAGCAATGGACTTCGACCGAGAAGCCCTCCCGCTCCCTGACAAAAACCGCCAAAAAGGTATGGCCATCACCGGCATCTGGCCCGCCGTCGCCATCGAATCCGCCGCGACAGAACAGTTCACACGACGCGACCAAGAGTATAAACGGGATTTGAGAAAGCCTACTATTTTCTCTGACGCCATATTGGCAATCTTGGACGCGCcggcggagagggtgaaTGGGGAGTTGTTACTTGATGAGGATTTCTTACGGGAGGAAAGGGGTGTGACGGATTTTGGAAAGTACTCTCTGATACCGGGGGCGAACCCAAAGAGGATTATGCCAGAGGTGTTGCCTGATTTAAGGGTCAAGGAgcaagatgatgaggggatGAGGATTGATAGTTCCAAGCTTTGA
- a CDS encoding uncharacterized protein (EggNog:ENOG503P219; COG:H), with translation MGGKIDCYLDIASLYSYLAYLDLLRNRPILASHGVTVEFHPTFLGALNQATGNKPPWTLPAKAAHGPFDAARSIARQGTYPNGSPLNITFPENLFINGKTILPLRALHCIKSKFPPETFDQTLLYLFHIFWSPPNLNLTVPENLKSTLLAVPEGFSGPTANDVKKKKLFSAEQVEEIMKGAQAEEFKGKLKKTTDEALEKGAFGAPWIWATNDKGEGEPFFGSDRFHFVYKHLGLPYRDVEVLANGDDPKWGKLWRKENGAKL, from the exons ATGGGCGGTAAAATCGACTGCTACCTTGACATAG CTTCATTATACTCCTACCTCGCATACCTagacctcctccgcaaccgccccatcctcgcctcccaCGGTGTAACCGTCGA ATTCCACCCAACCTTCCTCGGCGCCCTCAACCAAGCAACAGGCAACAAACCCCCCTGGaccctccccgccaaagCCGCCCACGGCCCCTTCGACGCAGCCCGCTCCATCGCCCGCCAGGGCACCTACCCCAATGGCAGTCCCCTCAACATCACCTTCCCGGAAAACCTCTTTATAAACGGGAAAACCATCCTTCCCCTTCGTGCCCTGCACTGCATCAAGTCCAAGTTTCCCCCAGAAACCTTCGACCAAACCCTCCTTTACCTCTTCCACATCTTTTGGTCACCTCCCAATCTCAACCTTACTGTCCCTGAAAACCTCAAGTCAACGCTGTTGGCTGTGCCGGAGGGGTTCTCCGGTCCTACGGCGAATgatgtcaagaagaagaagttgtTCAGTGCGgagcaggtggaggagattaTGAAGGGGGCTCAAGCAGAAGAATTTAAAGGGAAGCTGAAGAAGACGACTGACGAGgcgttggagaagggggctTTTGGGGCGCCGTGGATATGGGCTACGAATGacaaaggggagggggagcccTTTTTTGGGAGTGATAGGTTCCATTTTGTTTACAAGCATTTGGGGTTGCCGTATAGGGATGTGGAGGTTTTGGCTAATGGGGATGATCCGAAGTGGGGGAAGCtttggaggaaggagaatgGGGCGAAGTTGTAg